In a single window of the Diospyros lotus cultivar Yz01 chromosome 10, ASM1463336v1, whole genome shotgun sequence genome:
- the LOC127812097 gene encoding probable protein phosphatase 2C 58 isoform X3, which translates to MTGGGREILHKMKEKTCCALVTPVTPDAGKGKSKMPKHVTHGFHLVEGKSNHAMEDCLVSEFRKVDDNELGLFAIFDGHMGHKVANFLQAHLFDKILKEPDFWNDIEKAIRRAYHSTDAHILEHSLSLGKGGSTAVTAILINGQKLVVANVGDSRAVICKDGVAKQLSVDHEPSKEKKVIESKGGFVSNLTGDVPRVDGQLAVARAFGDKSLKRHLSSEPDVAVEMIDDDTEFLILASDGLWKVMSNQEAVNSIRSMKDAKLAAKHLADEALSRKSRDDISCIVARFH; encoded by the exons ATGACGGGAGGAGGAAGGGAGATTCTGCACAAGATGAAG GAAAAGACTTGCTGCGCTTTAGTGACACCGGTAACCCCAGATGcaggaaaaggaaaaagtaaaATGCCCAAGCATGTTACTCACGGCTTTCATCTTGTTGAAGGAAAATCCAATCATGCCATGGAAGATTGTTTAGTTTCTGAATTCAGGAAAGTTGATGATAATGAGTTGGGTTTATTTGCTATATTTGATGGCCATATGGGGCATAAAGTCGCAAATTTTTTGCAAGCGCACCTATTTGACAAGATCTTGAAAGAG CCTGACTTTTGGAATGACATTGAAAAAGCAATAAGGCGAGCTTATCATAGTACTGATGCTCATATTTTGGAGCATTCGTTGTCTTTGGGAAAAGGAGGATCAACTGCAGTAACAGCAATACTGATCAATGGTCAAAAGCTTGTAGTTGCGAATGTGGGAGATTCTCGAGCTGTAATATGCAAGGATGGGGTGGCAAAGCAATTATCAGTTGATCATGAGCCAAGCAAAGAGAAAAAAGTAATTGAGAGCAAGGGTGGATTCGTATCAAACCTTACAG GTGATGTCCCTCGAGTTGATGGGCAGCTAGCAGTGGCAAGGGCATTTGGCGACAAGAGCTTGAAGAGACATCTAAGTTCAGAACCTGATGTGGCAGTAGAGATGATCGATGATGACACAGAATTTCTGATTTTGGCAAGCGATGGATTATGGAAG GTGATGTCAAACCAAGAAGCTGTGAACTCTATCAGAAGCATGAAGGATGCCAAGTTGGCTGCAAAGCATTTGGCAGACGAGGCTCTTTCTAGGAAAAGCAGAGATGACATCTCTTGCATAGTTGCAAGGTTTCATTAA
- the LOC127812097 gene encoding probable protein phosphatase 2C 58 isoform X5, with protein MPKHVTHGFHLVEGKSNHAMEDCLVSEFRKVDDNELGLFAIFDGHMGHKVANFLQAHLFDKILKEPDFWNDIEKAIRRAYHSTDAHILEHSLSLGKGGSTAVTAILINGQKLVVANVGDSRAVICKDGVAKQLSVDHEPSKEKKVIESKGGFVSNLTGDVPRVDGQLAVARAFGDKSLKRHLSSEPDVAVEMIDDDTEFLILASDGLWKVMSNQEAVNSIRSMKDAKLAAKHLADEALSRKSRDDISCIVARFH; from the exons ATGCCCAAGCATGTTACTCACGGCTTTCATCTTGTTGAAGGAAAATCCAATCATGCCATGGAAGATTGTTTAGTTTCTGAATTCAGGAAAGTTGATGATAATGAGTTGGGTTTATTTGCTATATTTGATGGCCATATGGGGCATAAAGTCGCAAATTTTTTGCAAGCGCACCTATTTGACAAGATCTTGAAAGAG CCTGACTTTTGGAATGACATTGAAAAAGCAATAAGGCGAGCTTATCATAGTACTGATGCTCATATTTTGGAGCATTCGTTGTCTTTGGGAAAAGGAGGATCAACTGCAGTAACAGCAATACTGATCAATGGTCAAAAGCTTGTAGTTGCGAATGTGGGAGATTCTCGAGCTGTAATATGCAAGGATGGGGTGGCAAAGCAATTATCAGTTGATCATGAGCCAAGCAAAGAGAAAAAAGTAATTGAGAGCAAGGGTGGATTCGTATCAAACCTTACAG GTGATGTCCCTCGAGTTGATGGGCAGCTAGCAGTGGCAAGGGCATTTGGCGACAAGAGCTTGAAGAGACATCTAAGTTCAGAACCTGATGTGGCAGTAGAGATGATCGATGATGACACAGAATTTCTGATTTTGGCAAGCGATGGATTATGGAAG GTGATGTCAAACCAAGAAGCTGTGAACTCTATCAGAAGCATGAAGGATGCCAAGTTGGCTGCAAAGCATTTGGCAGACGAGGCTCTTTCTAGGAAAAGCAGAGATGACATCTCTTGCATAGTTGCAAGGTTTCATTAA
- the LOC127812097 gene encoding probable protein phosphatase 2C 58 isoform X2, translating to MTGGGREILHKMKKIWSWIEMIGEEKTCCALVTPVTPDAGKGKSKMPKHVTHGFHLVEGKSNHAMEDCLVSEFRKVDDNELGLFAIFDGHMGHKVANFLQAHLFDKILKEPDFWNDIEKAIRRAYHSTDAHILEHSLSLGKGGSTAVTAILINGQKLVVANVGDSRAVICKDGVAKQLSVDHEPSKEKKVIESKGGFVSNLTGDVPRVDGQLAVARAFGDKSLKRHLSSEPDVAVEMIDDDTEFLILASDGLWKVMSNQEAVNSIRSMKDAKLAAKHLADEALSRKSRDDISCIVARFH from the exons ATGACGGGAGGAGGAAGGGAGATTCTGCACAAGATGAAG aagatatggtcatggatagagatgattggagag GAAAAGACTTGCTGCGCTTTAGTGACACCGGTAACCCCAGATGcaggaaaaggaaaaagtaaaATGCCCAAGCATGTTACTCACGGCTTTCATCTTGTTGAAGGAAAATCCAATCATGCCATGGAAGATTGTTTAGTTTCTGAATTCAGGAAAGTTGATGATAATGAGTTGGGTTTATTTGCTATATTTGATGGCCATATGGGGCATAAAGTCGCAAATTTTTTGCAAGCGCACCTATTTGACAAGATCTTGAAAGAG CCTGACTTTTGGAATGACATTGAAAAAGCAATAAGGCGAGCTTATCATAGTACTGATGCTCATATTTTGGAGCATTCGTTGTCTTTGGGAAAAGGAGGATCAACTGCAGTAACAGCAATACTGATCAATGGTCAAAAGCTTGTAGTTGCGAATGTGGGAGATTCTCGAGCTGTAATATGCAAGGATGGGGTGGCAAAGCAATTATCAGTTGATCATGAGCCAAGCAAAGAGAAAAAAGTAATTGAGAGCAAGGGTGGATTCGTATCAAACCTTACAG GTGATGTCCCTCGAGTTGATGGGCAGCTAGCAGTGGCAAGGGCATTTGGCGACAAGAGCTTGAAGAGACATCTAAGTTCAGAACCTGATGTGGCAGTAGAGATGATCGATGATGACACAGAATTTCTGATTTTGGCAAGCGATGGATTATGGAAG GTGATGTCAAACCAAGAAGCTGTGAACTCTATCAGAAGCATGAAGGATGCCAAGTTGGCTGCAAAGCATTTGGCAGACGAGGCTCTTTCTAGGAAAAGCAGAGATGACATCTCTTGCATAGTTGCAAGGTTTCATTAA
- the LOC127812097 gene encoding probable protein phosphatase 2C 58 isoform X1, producing MTGGGREILHKMKQKIWSWIEMIGEEKTCCALVTPVTPDAGKGKSKMPKHVTHGFHLVEGKSNHAMEDCLVSEFRKVDDNELGLFAIFDGHMGHKVANFLQAHLFDKILKEPDFWNDIEKAIRRAYHSTDAHILEHSLSLGKGGSTAVTAILINGQKLVVANVGDSRAVICKDGVAKQLSVDHEPSKEKKVIESKGGFVSNLTGDVPRVDGQLAVARAFGDKSLKRHLSSEPDVAVEMIDDDTEFLILASDGLWKVMSNQEAVNSIRSMKDAKLAAKHLADEALSRKSRDDISCIVARFH from the exons ATGACGGGAGGAGGAAGGGAGATTCTGCACAAGATGAAG Cagaagatatggtcatggatagagatgattggagag GAAAAGACTTGCTGCGCTTTAGTGACACCGGTAACCCCAGATGcaggaaaaggaaaaagtaaaATGCCCAAGCATGTTACTCACGGCTTTCATCTTGTTGAAGGAAAATCCAATCATGCCATGGAAGATTGTTTAGTTTCTGAATTCAGGAAAGTTGATGATAATGAGTTGGGTTTATTTGCTATATTTGATGGCCATATGGGGCATAAAGTCGCAAATTTTTTGCAAGCGCACCTATTTGACAAGATCTTGAAAGAG CCTGACTTTTGGAATGACATTGAAAAAGCAATAAGGCGAGCTTATCATAGTACTGATGCTCATATTTTGGAGCATTCGTTGTCTTTGGGAAAAGGAGGATCAACTGCAGTAACAGCAATACTGATCAATGGTCAAAAGCTTGTAGTTGCGAATGTGGGAGATTCTCGAGCTGTAATATGCAAGGATGGGGTGGCAAAGCAATTATCAGTTGATCATGAGCCAAGCAAAGAGAAAAAAGTAATTGAGAGCAAGGGTGGATTCGTATCAAACCTTACAG GTGATGTCCCTCGAGTTGATGGGCAGCTAGCAGTGGCAAGGGCATTTGGCGACAAGAGCTTGAAGAGACATCTAAGTTCAGAACCTGATGTGGCAGTAGAGATGATCGATGATGACACAGAATTTCTGATTTTGGCAAGCGATGGATTATGGAAG GTGATGTCAAACCAAGAAGCTGTGAACTCTATCAGAAGCATGAAGGATGCCAAGTTGGCTGCAAAGCATTTGGCAGACGAGGCTCTTTCTAGGAAAAGCAGAGATGACATCTCTTGCATAGTTGCAAGGTTTCATTAA
- the LOC127812097 gene encoding probable protein phosphatase 2C 58 isoform X4 encodes MVMDRDDWRVFVQEKTCCALVTPVTPDAGKGKSKMPKHVTHGFHLVEGKSNHAMEDCLVSEFRKVDDNELGLFAIFDGHMGHKVANFLQAHLFDKILKEPDFWNDIEKAIRRAYHSTDAHILEHSLSLGKGGSTAVTAILINGQKLVVANVGDSRAVICKDGVAKQLSVDHEPSKEKKVIESKGGFVSNLTGDVPRVDGQLAVARAFGDKSLKRHLSSEPDVAVEMIDDDTEFLILASDGLWKVMSNQEAVNSIRSMKDAKLAAKHLADEALSRKSRDDISCIVARFH; translated from the exons atggtcatggatagagatgattggagag TCTTTGTGCAGGAAAAGACTTGCTGCGCTTTAGTGACACCGGTAACCCCAGATGcaggaaaaggaaaaagtaaaATGCCCAAGCATGTTACTCACGGCTTTCATCTTGTTGAAGGAAAATCCAATCATGCCATGGAAGATTGTTTAGTTTCTGAATTCAGGAAAGTTGATGATAATGAGTTGGGTTTATTTGCTATATTTGATGGCCATATGGGGCATAAAGTCGCAAATTTTTTGCAAGCGCACCTATTTGACAAGATCTTGAAAGAG CCTGACTTTTGGAATGACATTGAAAAAGCAATAAGGCGAGCTTATCATAGTACTGATGCTCATATTTTGGAGCATTCGTTGTCTTTGGGAAAAGGAGGATCAACTGCAGTAACAGCAATACTGATCAATGGTCAAAAGCTTGTAGTTGCGAATGTGGGAGATTCTCGAGCTGTAATATGCAAGGATGGGGTGGCAAAGCAATTATCAGTTGATCATGAGCCAAGCAAAGAGAAAAAAGTAATTGAGAGCAAGGGTGGATTCGTATCAAACCTTACAG GTGATGTCCCTCGAGTTGATGGGCAGCTAGCAGTGGCAAGGGCATTTGGCGACAAGAGCTTGAAGAGACATCTAAGTTCAGAACCTGATGTGGCAGTAGAGATGATCGATGATGACACAGAATTTCTGATTTTGGCAAGCGATGGATTATGGAAG GTGATGTCAAACCAAGAAGCTGTGAACTCTATCAGAAGCATGAAGGATGCCAAGTTGGCTGCAAAGCATTTGGCAGACGAGGCTCTTTCTAGGAAAAGCAGAGATGACATCTCTTGCATAGTTGCAAGGTTTCATTAA